In Nicotiana tabacum cultivar K326 chromosome 17, ASM71507v2, whole genome shotgun sequence, one DNA window encodes the following:
- the LOC107781785 gene encoding CBL-interacting serine/threonine-protein kinase 12-like, with protein MAGTTTAGDTSTSSRSNLAPTKSLSKKENQGLLLGRYEIGKLLGHGTFAKVYHARNVKTNESVAIKVIDKEKILKVGLIDHIKREISILRRVRHPNIVQLYEVMATKAKIYFVMEYVKGGELFNKVAKGRLKEEVARKYFQQLISAVAFCHARGVYHRDLKPENILLDEDGNVKVSDFGLSAISEQIKQDGLFHTFCGTPAYVAPEVLARKGYDAAKVDIWSCGVILFVLMAGYLPFHDQNIMAMYKKIYKGEFRCPRWFSPELTRFLRQLLDTNPETRITIQEVMNNRWFKKGFKHVKFYIEDDKLCSVNDDDYDGGADYSSDRSESESEMEMRRKPATLPRPASLNAFDIISFSRGFDLSGLFEEGGDGARFVSGAPVPKIISKLEEIAKVVSFAVRKKDCRVSLEGSKEGEKGPLTIAAEIFELTPSLRVVEVKKKGGDRVEYEEFYNRELKPGLQNLSLEVGDPIHSSYLPSDTE; from the coding sequence ATGGCCGGTACCACTACCGCCGGcgacaccagcaccagcagtagAAGCAACCTAGCGCCGACAAAAAGTCTGAGCAAAAAGGAAAATCAAGGACTTTTATTGGGTAGGTACGAAATTGGGAAATTACTTGGGCATGGTACGTTTGCTAAGGTGTACCACGCTAGGAATGTGAAGACAAATGAGAGCGTTGCCATAAAAGTTATTGATAAAGAAAAGATCTTGAAAGTTGGTCTTATTGATCACATAAAACGCGAGATCTCAATTTTAAGGAGAGTTAGGCACCCAAACATAGTCCAATTGTACGAAGTTATGGCCACAAAGGCCAAAATCTACTTTGTCATGGAGTATGTTAAAGGCGGTGAGCTTTTTAACAAAGTTGCTAAAGGCAGGCTTAAGGAGGAAGTTGCTAGAAAATATTTCCAGCAGTTAATCTCTGCTGTAGCCTTTTGTCATGCTCGTGGTGTTTACCATAGGGACCTAAAGCCTGAAAATATACTGTTAGATGAAGATGGGAATGTGAAAGTTTCTGACTTTGGCCTTAGTGCCATTTCAGAGCAGATAAAACAAGATGGTTTGTTTCATACTTTTTGTGGTACCCCGGCCTATGTGGCGCCGGAGGTGTTAGCTAGAAAGGGTTATGATGCAGCCAAAGTTGATATTTGGTCATGTGGTGTTATTCTCTTTGTGCTAATGGCAGGGTATTTGCCATTTCATGATCAGAATATTATGGCTATGTATAAGAAGATATATAAAGGTGAATTTAGATGTCCTAGATGGTTTTCGCCTGAATTGACTAGGTTTCTAAGACAACTTCTTGATACTAATCCTGAAACTAGGATCACTATTCAGGAGGTTATGAACAATAGGTGGTTTAAGAAGGGTTTTAAACATGTCAAGTTTTATATTGAGGATGACAAGTTGTGTAGTGTTAATGATGATGATTATGATGGCGGGGCTGATTATTCGTCTGATAGATCAGAGTCTGAATCTGAAATGGAGATGAGAAGGAAGCCGGCTACTTTGCCTAGGCCAGCTAGCTTGAATGCATTTGATATCATTTCATTTTCCCGAGGTTTTGATTTGTCTGGTTTGTTTGAGGAGGGAGGAGATGGGGCAAGGTTTGTATCCGGGGCTCCCGTGCCCAAGATCATAAGTAAGTTGGAGGAAATTGCTAAAGTTGTGAGCTTTGCAGTGAGGAAGAAGGATTGTAGAGTGAGTTTGGAGGGGTCTAAGGAGGGTGAAAAGGGACCATTGACAATTGCAGCTGAGATATTTGAGTTGACACCGTCGCTGAGAGTTGTTGAGGtgaagaagaaaggaggagaTAGAGTGGAGTATGAGGAGTTTTACAACAGGGAATTGAAGCCAGGGTTACAGAATTTATCGCTTGAAGTTGGAGACCCTATCCATTCATCTTATTTGCCATCAGATACTGaatag